In Leptolyngbya sp. O-77, the genomic window GAGCGAGTTGCGGAACCCCTAGAAGCGCCCAAAGAGGCTTCTCAACGCACAAAAGTCAGCATTGAAGGCGTTGACAATCCCACGATTCTTGCGTACATGGACAATCTGAATGCGAACGACTTTGGTTCGCTGATTGCGCTGTTTACGCCCGATGGTGCGTTGCAACCGCCGTTCCAGCGTCCGATTGTAGGCCGAGATGCAATTCTGCGGTTCTTTCGAGAAGAATGCCAAAACTTGGTACTGATGCCAGAGCGGGGCATTTCTGAACCCGCCGAAGACGGCTATACCCAGGTCAAAGTGACAGGTAAAGTGCAAACGCCTTGGTTCGGGGCGAGCGTCGGTATGAATATTGCTTGGCGCTTTCTGCTGAATCCTGAAAACAAGATTTTCTTTGTGGCAATCGACCTCTTGGCTTCTCCCAAAGAGTTGCTCAATCTCGCTCGATGAGTCCTTCTATGGGAGACGGGTTCATTGAACAGAGTTGGTTTGCGCTGAGTGGGTAAATATCATTATCGGGTGGATGTGTTAGCGCCAGCGTAATGCATCAGAGTCTTTCGAGGCGATATGTTGCAGCGATGCCTGACAGCATCCTACAAAGTTTATTGATGTCTATCCACTGACTTGCAAGTTCATTTTCAAATCGATTCTGCAAACGGCTCTAAATCCGCGCTTTTTAATGCGCTCTCTTTATAATGCGCTCTCTTTATGTAGAGGGCGCTTTTCAGTATGAGTGATTTTTTAGGATAGATAGCGCACTGTGGCTGGGATATTTCTTGCGGCTGTTATTTTAACAGGCTGGGTTGTCAGTTTACTGTTGTTTCTATTGGTAGATTCTGCCAGTCTTTCGGTTCCCGGCGTTGTTTTCGCAGTTCTACTTCGCACGTTTTTGCATACGGGTCTGTTTGTAATTGGCCACGATGCCATGCATCAGAATCTGCTGCCCAATCACCGACGCATCAATCACTGGATAGGGGCGATCGCCGTTTGGTTATACGCCGCTATTGCCTACTCAACCTGCTGTGCGAATCATCATCAGCATCATCGCTATCCTGAACAAACACGCGATCCTGACTTTCATGACAGCACGCACACCCATCCGTTCTGCTGGTATTTGAAATTTATTCGGGAATATATCGCGGTTTCGTCGGTTTTGGGACTGCTGGGCGGCTGGGGACTGCTGCTGTGGGGGATGAGCCAGGTGGTTCCGATGGCTTGGAGCCGGGTCGTTCTGTTCGTGCTGCTGCCGTTTGTGCTGAGTTCGGTGCAACTGTTTGTGTTTGGCACCTATCTTCCCCATCGTGGCGAATCGGGGCATCAAGTGCCGGAGTCGTTGCGGGCGGGCGATCGCACGCTCAATCCTTCACAAACTCAGTGGAGACCGTGGCTCTGGTCGTTTTTCACCTGCTATCACTTTGGGCAGTATCACCCACTTCATCATCGGTTTCCCAGGGTTCCGTGGTATCAGTTGCCAAGCTTCAGAGAAAAACGCTGACCTTTACCTAATGGGTGAAATTTTGGCAAACTGCCTCCCCAGATTCTGAGAATTATGAGATTATACGTATCATAGGTTTACATTATGATATGTGTTGCGTTAAGAATTTCTGCATAGGTTTTGGCTGCTGCGGGGGGTTTGGCTTTTAAGATGCAAGCGACTGATATCCAATGGTCTAAGGCGGAGAAAGAGATAGCGCGGGCAGCCTTCGAGCGAGCCTATGAGCGTGAAATTCAAGCGTTGGTGAAGGAAGTGCGGGAGCGGGCCCACGGGGTCGGCGAAGTGGATGACCTGTGGACGCTTCATGACTTCCTCAGTGCGCGGCGACACGCCCTGGAAGGGAAGTATGACTATCGGTATTCAGTGTTGATTTTTGTGTTTGCCCAGTTGGTTCAAGAGGGTTGGCTGGAACTGCACGAGCTAGAAGGGCTTGCGACAGACAAGTTGACCAAAGTTTCAGCGTTAACGCGAATGGGCTGTCATTTCTAAGCTGTCATTTTCTAAGCTGTCATTTATTTCTAGACGGGTTGCAAAAGCCAAGAGGCGGGTAAGCGGTCACTTCTCAGATTTCATACTGCTGCCACTCGTTTCTCATTTATGTCTCATTTATGAGACTGTTGTGGAACTGTTATGGGGCTGGAATGAGGCGATAGCGCTGGACGGGATGGGCGAGTTGGCGTTTCTTGTCTGCCGTTTCGTCGAGCCATCATTGGGTTACTCTATGCTTTGCACAAAGTCGTAGAGCCGATGCGCCATCTGGAGCTTGCTGCATGGCGCGATCGCCCTTTTTCTGCCCGTTTTATCCAGAAACACGGCCTGATTTTGGTCGCTGCCAAAGCCGCTATCTGGCAGATCGATGGGGTTGGCGGCGATCGCGTCTAGCCGCTTGCGCTCCAGTTTCTCTAGGGCTGGGGTCACGATGTCCCCGGTTTGAGCAGCGAACCCAATGAGCCGCTGATGGGGCTGTTTGCGCTGGCCCAAGTCGGCAGCGATGTCGGGCGCAGGAACCAAGGGCAGGGCAGTGGGCAGGTCGGCCTTGGGCAGCTTGTGGAGATAGGTCGTGGCGGGCTGCACATCGGCAACGGCGGCAGACAGCAGAATCCAGTCGGCGGTGGGCAGTTCGTGCAGCATGACCTGGTGCATTTCGGCGGCGCTGGTGACGGCAATGCGGCGATCGCCCGCGTCTCTTTGCAGCAGTTCTGCACTCATTGGCCCATGAACCAGCGTCACCGTTGCGCCCCGATGCTGAGCCGCCTGGGCCAGCGCCAGCCCCATTTTCCCCGTCGAGGGGTTGCCAATAAACCGTACTGGATCGAGAAATTCCCGCGTGCCGCCTGTGTTGATTAGCACCTGCTTGCCTGCTAGGTCGCGCTGTCCCCTAGTGTGTTGCAGCGATTCCAACTGAGCGACCAGATCGGGGGGTTCCGCCATGCGCCCTGCCCCCAGGCGATCGCACGCCAGTCGTCCCGCCCCTGGTCCCGCCGTGTGAAATCGCGGATCGTCCTGCACCAATCGCCAGTTGCGCTGCACAGACGGCTGCTCCCACATATCCGTGTTCATCGCCGGAGCTAGCAGCACGGGACAAGTCGAGGCCAGCACCGTATTGGTGAGCAAATTGTCCGCCAGCCCGTGGGCCAGCTTGCCCAGCGTGTTGGCCGTCAGCGGCGCAATCAGCATCACATTGGCCCATTCGCCTAGTTCGATATGCAGGGGTCGCCCGTGGCTGGGCTGCCAAAAGTCGGCATCGGTGTAGGCGGCGTGGCGGGCCAGCGTGGCAAAGGTGAGCGGTGTCACAAACTGCTGTGCGCCGTCCGTCAGCACCACGCGCACCGCTGCGCCAGATTTTGCCAGCGTGGACACCACCTCGCACACCTTGTAGGCGGCAATGCCGCCACCCACGCCAATGAGAATTTTGGGAGATTCCATTCTCGATTTTGGATTTGCGGTTCTGGATGGCTTGTCAAGCTCAGGAACGTTGAGATAGCCGCTGATAGGCTTCGGCGACAGACGTGCGATCGCCCACGTTGCCAGGAAACAGCACCACAGGTAGGTTAGGGAACTGGGGATGGTCGGGCGGGGTGCGAACGACAGACACACCGGGGAGAATCTGCCCCAGCAGGCGGGCGCTGGTGAGCGCCAGTCCATCGCTCAGCGTGTCGTTGGAGGTGATGCCGCCCTTGCTGATCAAGAAGCCCACGTCGGCGGGCAACCCCCGCACAATGTCCATCAGCAGCCGCGATACGGCCATCCCAAAGTCTAGCCGGGTCTGCGCGTCGGCGAAGGTCAACTCTTGGCGACTGGTGAACACAGCGGGGGTCTGTCCTGCTGCGTGGGCCGCGTGAACCTGGTGCAGCAGGTCGGTCAGCAGCGCGTCGCGGGACATCGGGGAATCGGGCAATAACTTGGCGATATCCACCTCGACGGGCACAACTCCCGGCGCTTGCAGCAACACCTCAAGCTGCTCTGTCGTTTTTTTCACATGGGAGCCAACGATGACTGCGCCAGGTTTGCCGTCGCGCACGTAGGTTGCCATGTCTGCCGGGGCAACGGGCTGGGGCGGCAGATTGGCCAGCGCCGTCAGCAAACTGGCCGCACTGCGAAACAGGAAGCGTTTGCCCTGAGATACTGCCACCCGCACATCTGCCGCAAAGCGGTTTAGATCGTCCTGAGTTTCGGCATCTACCACGCCGCAGGTGTTTCCACTGAGCGCCCGCAGCCTGTCTACCACGCCCATCCGCACATCCGCCAACAGAAACCGCTCGACCTGATTGGCGGCAATCCGCCCCTGGGTCTTTTCTGCAACGTAGTCGGGCAAATAGCTGTGGCGATAGGCAAATACCGAATCGCGGGCGAATTCTGTTTCATGAACGGGTGTGGGCACGCCGTTGATCATCAGATAGTGAACGCTGTCGCGGGTAAAGCGGCCCCCCTCGAAAAAAGCGGGCGTGAGGAAGTGTGCGTCAAAGGGCCCTAATTCTTCGGCGATCGCATCGGTTTCTACGGGGTAATGCCCGCGCAGCGTCGAGTCTGAGCGGCTGACGATGAGAAAATCCTGAAGGCCCTCTAGGGCGATCGCCTGCTTCAGATTGCGACACACCTCCCGCGTCACCGCATCGGCTTGGGTCGGTGTCAGGGCGCGAGTGTTGGTTAGCACAAAGAAAATGGGCGACTCATCTGCCAGCCCCAGCCGCAGCGTGTCTACGTCCCATCGCGTCAGCAGCAGGCAGGAGTGAACCGTTTGCGACCCGGTGGGGTCGTCGTCGAGGACGATGATCTTGGGCTGCATGGGGGATTGGAAATTTGGGGTCAGGGGATGATTTTCTCAGATTTTGGTGCGCGATCGCTCTGCTGCGGGTACACTCAATCAGGCCGAATTCATACGCATTTCTCCAGAGCGATCGCCCTTTTTACAGCACTTTCGTAAAATTTGGGCTAACCTCTGAGAGCAGGGTAGTGCATCGTAGCCGCCATCTTACCAAGCCTGGGGTCGCAAACCGATGGGGGAATTGGAACATCAGCCTGATCAGGGCAGCGAAATGTCGAACACCGAGACCAACCCTGGAAATGGAACGCCTCCTTCCAAAGGGGTGGAACAGATTTTGCAGGACGTGACGCAGGATTTGCGATCGCTTCAGCAAGATGTGGTGTCCAGTCTGAGTCAGGATATTTCGCGGCTCCAGGCAGAGCGATCGCGCCTGCAAAACGAAATTGAAAAGCTGCAAAGTCAGCAGCAAGCCCTGCAAAGCCAGCATCAGATTTTCCTAACCCAGCAGCAAATCGCCCAGCAAAAACTCTGGGCCAAGCAGCTTGCCCAAACAATGGCGGGCTATCTCTATAACCTGCTGGCGCAGCGCCTTAGCCAGCTTCCGGGCGAGGCGGTCGCGCCCAACCTGCCGCCTGCTGCCCAATCTGCCAACTCGCAGCAGGCCTTGTCCTTGCTCGATGCGACGCTGAGCCAAACGCTAGCTTCGCTGCAAAGCGACCTAAATGTCTATCACAGCGGGCTGTCGCAGCAAATCGACCGGATGCAAACCCTAGAGCAGCAAGGCGAGGCGCTGCTTGAGGCCCTGGTCAGCCGTCTGAATCAGCAGCTTCAAGCCGTGGGAACCGTTTCGCCGAGCCAGCCTGCCGCCTATTCCACGACGCAAACGTCTTCCACGCTAACGTCGGAACCCGTTTCATCGCCCGCCCGCCCAGGCTTGCCAGAACCGAGCCTGTTCAATCCATCTGCTCCATCCCCCGGCGGATTGACGACGACGGGTGGCGAGGCTGCTCCGAATGGTTATGCTGGGCGAGCGTCCGAGCCGCCAGCGCCGCCGAATGTATCGCCTGATCCTGCATCGCTTGATAGCGGTTCTCCCCCGATTGCGCCGACTCCCCGGCCCACGCCAACGGTTACCGTTTCGTCAAATCCCTTTAGCGTCTCGACGCTAGCGGGCATCGTGCTGGCGGGGCTGCTGATTCTGGCGGGTGTGGCCATGCTGGGCAAGCTGATTGCGGCGCTGCTGGGCGGCGGTACGGGCCTGTCGGTGGGAACTATGCCGCTGCTGCTGTTGACGCTGGCGGCGGGGCTGGCCTACTGGGTGTGGCAACAGGGCAGAGCGCCCCGCCGACTTTCTGGACGAACTGCTGGGCGATTCTCGAAGGGATCGCTACGCGAATCACCCAAGTTGGGTTCTCTCGCAGGCGGCTTGCCTCATCTAGCTCAGCCGCAGGTGGGACTGGTGCTGATTTTGCTTTCCACGCTTGCCCTGTCGCTGCACAACGTGGTGGTGGGCATCATCGGCGGACAAACCAGCATTTTTGGGCTATTTAGCCTGCCGCGCTCGATCACGCTGGATAGCTTTAATGACTCGCTGCTGGTGCTGTGGCTGCGGATGGTGGTGGTGGTGCCTGTGATGGTGGCGATCGCCCGCTGGCTCTATCCCAACGCCTGGCGCGATATTCGCAGCTTTGCCCTGAGCCGCGATCGCGCTCTGCAAGGCTACGTTGTGGGCAGCGGAGCCTGTCTATTTCTCTCGCAGGTGTTTATCTACATTGCGATCGCCGCGACGGGGCCGGGGGTCGCCGTGACGATTTTGTTCATGTATCCGCTGATCCTAGTGCCGCTGGCGTGGCTGCTATTCCGCGATCGCCCCACGCCGCTGCGATGGGTGGTGCTGTTCGCAATTTTGTCGGGAGTGGTGCTGACGGCGCTGCCTAGGTTAATGCAGGCTACCAACGTGTCCACCAACGGCATTTTCTTCGCCATTCTGTCGGGCATCTTCTTTGCGCTGTACCTGATTACAATGCAGGTCAGCTTTGGCAAAAAGCTGCATCCAGTGCCCGTTAGCGTGGTGCAGTTCTTCACGATCTTTGTGCTGGCGAATATTATGCTGCTGCTACTGGGCGTGGAGGAGCCGCCGGATCACCTGCTGGGGCTACTGCTGGGCGGGCTGGTACTGGGCACGCTGACGCTGCTGGGTTATCTGCTCAACAACCTGGGTGTGCGCCTGCTGGGGGCTGCCCGCGCCTCGATTATTTCTGCCAGCGGCCCAGTGCTGACTGCCCTGCTGGCCTATTTGATTACGCCGAGCGAGCGCACGCAGCTTCAGCCTGTGCAGTGGATTGGCATTGTGGTCGTCACGCTAGGCGTGCTGGGACTCAGCTTCGAGCGGATGCGAATGCAGAATAAAACTGCCCCTGCTGCGAAGTAGCGCTCAGCGGTGGGAACCCGGATACCCGGAAGTCTAAATAGCAAGGATTAAACCCGATCAATCGGATTCAACTACGATTCAACTACAGAGAACGGAGAGAGAGGGATTCGAACCCTCGTTAGAGTTACCCCTAAACAGCATTTCCAGTGCTGCGCCTTCAACCACTCGGCCATCTCTCCATACGCTTGCTGATTCGGCTTACTTGCAGCCAAGTCTCAGCATATTTTCAGCCCAACAGCCACCAGTGATGAATGGAGAGTTCATCCACAGAATTTCTATATTACCAGACCTTAGCACCAGTTAATCCCGAAACATGATCCTAACCCGCCCAACGGTCTGATTTCTGCGACCCAATCCCTACCCGAATCTTTGGCAAGGAGGGGGCGATCGCCGTATGATCTCCAAGGCAGTCGCGTCCTACTTCCATAACCCCAATATGCCTCGTTCCCATACGGTTCACATCTGCGATCGCCAGACTGGCACCCAGCACACCGTCGAAGTGCCCGAAGATCGCTACATCCTACACACCGCCGAACAGCAAGGCGTGCGTCTGCCCTTTGCCTGCCGCAACGGAGCCTGCACCACCTGCGCCGTCCGCGTGCGATCGGGCGATATCTACCAGCCCGAAGCAATGGGCCTGTCGCCCGAACTCCGCGCCCAGGGTTACGCGCTCCTCTGCGTCAGCTATCCCCTTACGGATCTAGAAGTGGAAACCCAGGACGAAGACGAGGTCTACGAACTCCAGTTCGGCCGCTACTTTGGCAAAGGTCGCGTCCGCCGCGCGTTGCCTCTAGAAGAAGACTAAGAGAGAAAGACCTCTCAACACCTCAACGCCCCATCCCTCTAAAACCACCATGCCCAATCTCCAAATCTTCCTCGACATTGCCACTGAAGCTGCCCTTGCAGCCGGAGCCGTCCTCCAGAGCTATTGGGGCAAGCTGGATTCGGTGCAGGAAAAGGGGCGACCCGGCGACTTGTTGACCGAGGCAGACAAGGCTTCGGAGGCGGTGGTGCTGGAGATTTTGACGCGGCATTTTCCGAATCACGGCATTTTGGCGGAAGAGTCGGGAAACGTCGGCCTGAGCAAAAGCGAGTTTCTCTGGGCGATCGACCCGCTGGATGGCACGACGAACTATGCCCATCAATACCCGATGTATTCTGTGTCGATTGGGCTGCTGATCGAGGGGCAGCCACAGGTCGGCGTGGTGTATTGCCCCTTTTTCAATGAGCTGTTTCGGGCGGCAAGGGGATTGGGCGCGACGCGCGATCGCCAGCCAATTCGCGTTTCCCACACGGCAGAATTGTCAAAAAGCCTCCTCGTCACGGGCTTTGCCTACGATCGCCGCGAGACGATCGATACGAACTATGCCGAGTTTTGCCAACTGACCCACCTGACTCAAGGAGTGCGCCGGGGCGGCTCCGCCTCGGTCGATCTGGCCTACGTCGCCTGCGGACGGCTAGATGGCTACTGGGAGCGGGGGCTAAGTCCGTGGGACTTGGCAGCGGGCATCGTGCTAGTAGAAGAAGCAGGCGGTCAGGTGACGGCCTATGACAGCGGCCCCTTTGACTTTGCCACCGGGCGCATTCTAGCGACCAACGGACGGATTCACACCGCCCTCAGTCAGGCACTACAAGCCATCCAGCCCCTGCCCGAATTTGACCCAGCCACCTGGCGGGCTTAGACATTTCCCTGCAAACATCTGGTAAACCATGACCCACGCGCAGAGCAATCCGGCTACACTAGAGGGAACTTTGGCTAGGGAATGAGTTGAGAAGCGCTGATGTCGTTTAATCTCGAATCGGGCTTATTTGGCTTGGGTTGCTCAGATTATCACGCGGTGCTGGGCGTGCCTGTGGATGCTGACCCTAAGGACATTCGCAAAAAGTATCTGCGGCTGGCGCAGCGCCTCCACCCAGACAGCTCAGGCCGAGAGTCAGAGGGCGATCGCAAGCGAGCATCAGAGTTCTTGTCCAAGCTGGTGAATCCGGCCTATGAGGAACTGTCCAAAGAAAAGAAGTTCAACGAACATCTGGTAGTGCTGAAACTGAAGGGGCAGCAGGCGCTAAATCAGCAGGAAACGATCTTGCTGCAAAGTGACGCAGCCCGCAGCCTGGCCAGCACCTACGGCGAGTTGGATAGTGCCTACCGGCAGGCGGTAAAGCGGCTGGCAGACGAGCAATACACCCATCTGGATAAAACTGAAGAAATTACTGGACAGATTAGCGAGCTAAATCTGGTGTACCTGATGCGGAAGGCAGGCAAGGGCGAGTTTCCTACGCCAGCCGCCACCAGTCCAGCAAAATCTGCGGCAACCAGCACTCCCGCAGCCAGCGCTACCCCTACCACGGGCACTCGTCCGACCCCCACGCCACCGCCCTCCGCCAAAGCGCCGCCCAGCCGAGAATCGGTGTTGGCCTCCTATTTGCGACGGGCAGAGGAGTTTGAAACCAAGCAAGACTATCCCAGCGCGGTCAAAGAGTTGCGGGATGCGCTCCAGATTGCGCCAAAGAACGGCAGCATCCACAGCCGACTGGGGGCAGTGTATCTGCGGGCAAACCAGCCCACGATGGCCAAGATTCATTTCCGCAAGGCGCTGGAGCTGAATCCAAAAGATGCCGCAGCGGAGGAAGGGTTGCGCCGAGTTGACCCTGCGTTTGCCGCTGCAAGTGCCCAGGCTGCAAAAGCTGACCCTAAAGCCGCAAAGCCGACACCGGGCAAGCCTGCGCCTAAGGGCAAACCAGCCCCCAAAGGCAAGCCCGAGTCGGGCGGCGGGTTGTTTGGCCTGTTTGGTGGTAAGAAGAAATAGGCGGCAAACGGAATCTGAACCCAACTGTCCCGCCTATCACCCACTCATTACAAACTCATCAATGGTGTACCAACCCCCCACAGGAGCCAGGGATTTGTTTCCGCTGGACGTGGCTCAAAAGCGCTGGATTGAGGATCGGGTGCAGCAGGTGTTTCACCGCTGGGGCTATCATCGCATCATTACCTCGACCCTGGAACGAATTGACACGCTGATGGCAGGCGGCGCGGTGCAGCGCTCGACCGTGATTTTGGTGCAGGATCGCGACGAGGAAGAACTGGGACTGCGCCCAGAGTTAACGGCCTCAATTGCCCGCGCAGCGGCCACACGCCTAGCCGGAATGACCTATCCGCAGCGGTTGTATTACAACGCTAATGTCTTTCGGCGATCGCCCCGCAGCGGCATGGGCAGCCAGCACGAGTTTTATCAGGCAGGTGTAGAACTGCTGGGGGCAGACGGGAGCGCAGCGGATGCCGAGGTGCTGCTGCTGCTGAGTGACTGCATTGGCAACCTGGGGCTAACAGACTGGCACCTGATTCTGGGCGAGGCGGGGCTGACGCGATCGCTCCTTTCGGTGTTTCCAGCCTCGGTGCGAGAATCGGTGCGACGGGCGATCGCCTATCTCGATCGACTCCAGCTTGAAGCCCTCCCCCTCAGCCCAGAACTACGCGAGCGGGCGCTGCTGCTGCTGGATTTGCGGGGTCGGCCTGCGGACGTGATTCAGCGCGTGTCGGCGCTGGATCTGGATGACCAGCAGCGGAATACCGTGAACGCGCTCAAGTCCTTGCTGGAACTGCTGCACGACAGCTTCAGCCGCGAACACCGCTCGCCCCCCAATCTGGTGCTGGATCTCAGTCTGGTGCAAACCTTTGACTATTACACGGGCATTGTGTTTGAGGTTGTCAGCAGCGGCGATAGCGGACAGCGCGTGCTGGGGCAGGGCGGCCGCTATGACCAGCTCTTGTCGCTCTATCATCCCCAGCAGCAAACCTGTCCCGGCATCGGCTTCACCTTCAACATTGAAGACCTGCATCAAGTCCTATTGCCCACCGGACAACTGCCTGCCCAAACGCCACCCAGCGATTGGCTCGTCGTTCCCAAAGCCCCAGAGGCGATCGCCGCTGCCTTTGCCTACGCCCAGACGATTCGCGACTCGGCTCATCTGGTGCGCGTAGAGGTAGACCTGATGCCGCGCGACAGCGAAGAAGCGACTCGTCAATACGCCCGCGATCGCCGCATTGGGCAAATCGCCTGGATCGCCGCCGACGGCACGCCAGAGGTTGAGCCGCTATTGGGGCGATCGCCCTGAAAAACAACCTGAAAAACAACCTGAGAAATAACCTGTAGAATAGTCCTGTAAAGCCTTGCCAAATCTAGCTTTCATGACCTTGGATGGATTCCTTGGCTAAGCCCAAGCGAGATCATAATCCTGGTGAGGGACTGAGACAGCCCTATAGGCTGACCTCAATCCTACTGCCTGCTATCTGCCTGCGATCTGTCTGAGAGGAGAACACTGTGCCGCATACCATTGTGACCCACGTCTGTGAAGGCGTTGCCGACTGTGTAGATGCCTGCCCCGTTGCCTGCATCAACCCCGGCCCCGGCAAAAACAACAAGGGAACCGAGTGGTACTGGATTGATTTCAGCACCTGCATCGATTGTGGTATCTGTTTGCAAGTGTGTCCGGTTGAAGGCGCTATCATTCCTGAAGAACGTCCTGACCTCCAAGAAACGCCCTAGCCTGACCCCAAATCCCTAGGTCCCAATTCCCCATGCCCACGGCTCCCTTGCTCACCGTCGAATCGGTCTATGCAGGCTACATCCAGGATCTCGATATTCTCCAGGGCATAAATTTTCGTGTGTATCCTGGCGAAATTGTGGTGGTGGTAGGGCCCAACGGTGCAGGCAAATCAACCCTGGCGAAGACGATTTTTGGGCTGCTCACGCCCCACAGCGGTCGGATTCAGTTTCGCAACGAAGACATCACCGGGCTGAAATCGGATCAGATTGTGCGGCGTGGGATGTGCTACGTGCCGCAAATCGCTAATGTGTTTCCGTCACTGACAATCGAAGAAAACCTGGAGATGGGCGCTTTCACGCGCTCCGGCTCCGTGCAGAGCCTAAAGCAAAAAATTTTTGACGCATTCCCCAGGCTGTCGGAGCGGCGGCGGCAGCGGGCGGGAACGCTGTCGGGTGGAGAGCGACAAATGCTGGCAATGGGGCGGGCGCTGATGCTCGATCCAGAATTGCTGATTCTGGATGAGCCGTCGGCAGCCCTGTCGCCGATTTTGGTAAACGACGTGTTTGAGCGCATCCGGCAGATCAACCAAATGGGCATGGCGATTATGCTGGTGGAGCAAAATGCCCGCAAAGCCCTGGCAATGGCGCATCGGGGCTATGTGTTGGATACTGGGCGCGATCGCATCGAAGGGCCCGGCCCCGAACTGCTCAACAATCCCCGCGTCAGCGAACTCTATCTCGGCGTGCGCCCTGCATCCTGAGCGTAATTTCCACAAACT contains:
- a CDS encoding indolepyruvate ferredoxin oxidoreductase subunit alpha; its protein translation is MPHTIVTHVCEGVADCVDACPVACINPGPGKNNKGTEWYWIDFSTCIDCGICLQVCPVEGAIIPEERPDLQETP
- a CDS encoding ABC transporter ATP-binding protein, translating into MPTAPLLTVESVYAGYIQDLDILQGINFRVYPGEIVVVVGPNGAGKSTLAKTIFGLLTPHSGRIQFRNEDITGLKSDQIVRRGMCYVPQIANVFPSLTIEENLEMGAFTRSGSVQSLKQKIFDAFPRLSERRRQRAGTLSGGERQMLAMGRALMLDPELLILDEPSAALSPILVNDVFERIRQINQMGMAIMLVEQNARKALAMAHRGYVLDTGRDRIEGPGPELLNNPRVSELYLGVRPAS